The DNA region AAGCCCGCGCCCAGCTCCGAGAGGTCCTGGATCGCCTCGATCCGTCGCTGCGCGTCGTCGCTGATCTGCCCGGTGGCGGGCAGCAGCAGGTACGCGTAGGCGCGCCGGTCTCCGCGGCCGACGCGACCGCGAAGCTGGTAGAGCTGCGCCAGCCCGAACATGTCGGCGCGGTGGATCAGGATCGTGTTGGCATTGGGAATGTCGAGCCCGGACTCGATGATCGCCGTACACACGAGAACGTCGTACTCGCGGTGCATGAAGGCGAGCATCACGCGCTCCAGCTTCTGCGCCGACATCTGCCCGTGCGCGATCCCGAAGCGCGCGGACGGCAGGATGCGCTGCAGGTAGCCGGCGATCTCGCCGATCGTCTCGACGCGGTTGTGCACGAAGAAGACCTGCCCGCCGCGGCGCAGCTCGCGCTCGACCGCCTCGGAGATCAGCTCCTGCGACACGCGCGCGATCTGCGTGCGCACCGCCGTGCGGTCGGGGGGCGGAGTGGCGATCACCGACAGATCGCGCATTCCCGAGAACGCCATCTGCAGGGTGCGCGGGATCGGAGTCGCCGAGAGCGTGAGCACGTCGACGAGCTTGCGCAGCTGCTTCAGCCGCTCCTTGTGCGCCACGCCGAAGCGGTGCTCCTCGTCGACGATCAGAAGACCGAGATTCCGGAACGTGATGTCCTTCGAGAGCAGGCGGTGCGTGCCGACGACGAGGTCGATCTTGCCGCTGGCCAGCCCCTCGCGCACCTCGCGAAGCTGCTTGGGCGACGAGAGCCGCGACAGGCCGGCGATCTCCACCGGCGTGCCGGCGAAGCGCTCCCGGATCGTCTCGAGGTGCTGTTGACACAGAACGGTGGTGGGCACCAGGAAGGCGACCTGGCGGCCCGACATGGCGCACAGGTACGCGGCCCGGCACGCGACCTCGGTCTTGCCGAAGCCGACGTCGCCGCAGACCAGCCGGTCCATCGGCCGCCGCTTGCGCATGTCGCCCAGCACGTCGTCGGTGACCTTGCGCTGGTCGGGCGTGTCGTCCCAGCGGAAGCGCGCCTCGAACTCCTCGTAGGCCGCGTCGGGCGCGGGAAAGGCCGTTCCCTCGAGCGTCTCGCGGGCGGCGACCACGGCGAGGAGCGCCTCGGCCATGTCCTGCACCGCGCGGCGCACGCGGGTCTTCGTGCGGGTCCAGCCCTGGCCGCCGAGACGGTCGAGCGCGGGGCTCGCGTCCTCGGCGGAGGCGTAGCGCTGGACCTGTCCCAGCCGCGACACCGGCACGTAGAGCTTGTCGGCCTTGTCGTAGAGCAGCAGCAGGAACTCCTGCTCGCCTCCTGACACGGAAATGCGTACCAGGCCGCCGAAGCGCCCGATGCCGTGCTCGGCGTGGACCAGGAAGTCGCCCTCCTGGATCTGCGCGAGCCGCTCGATCGCGTTCGTCTGGCGCGTGATCCGCACCGCGCGGCGCTGCTGGCGCTGGCCGAAGACGTTCTGCTCGGTGAGCACGACGAGCGCGTCGTCCGGAAGCTCGAAGCCGTCGGCGAGCGGCGCCACCCCGACGTCGATCTCTCCCGGCTCCGGGAGGGCCGCGAACGCGTGGCCGCGAGCGATGGGCAGCGCCAGCCCGTAGTCCGAGAGGATGTCGACGAGCCGCTCCGCCGCGGACGGCGTCGGGCAGACGATGCGCACGCGTCGCTTCTGCTCGCGCCAGGTCGCGAGCCTGCGCGAGAGCGGCTGGAGCGCGTGTCCGCTGCCGCGCTGCTCCTCGATCTCGCGCCGCAGGTCGCGGTGGTCGTCGCCGCGCACGTCGACGACCTGCTCGCGCACCAGCGGGTCGGGAATCCCCAGCGGGTCGAGGAGCACGGGGTTGCGCGCGAGCAGCGCCTTCCACGCGGAGTCGTCACTCACGTACAGCGAGAGCGGCTCGCAGACCAGCCGGTCCTGCGCCGCGGCGCGCTCGTGGCCGCCGAAGACCTCGCCCATGTATGCGAGCGCGCGCGTTCGGCCGGCCTCGGGATCGTCGATCAGAATGCGCGTGGACGGCGGCAGATAGTCGAAGACGGTCTCGAGCTCGTCGTGGAGCAGGGCCTCCAGGTTCTCGACGCCCGGCGGCAGCGACCGGCG from Deltaproteobacteria bacterium includes:
- the mfd gene encoding transcription-repair coupling factor — encoded protein: MPSPGRIPGGGPLLVWTHPLKISELVTLAQSPQLPLRLGRIRGSAGAWLAAELRAAHRGPILVVAPGSTRAEEFAAALRAFSPETEVRILPRYDVPPYDRFSAHPEIEARRMSLLYSWLSAGPETGLTVVAPWSALLRRVPSRSELRSRVTHLERGLSIDRDALVDVLVQAGYQRTSLVEERGEVGARGGIVDLFPPQLDRPVRIEFDFDSIGSLRRFDPTTQRSEGELDSIVAIPPRAYRVPSDVDALIQDVRRRGRERSLPESQIYSVTEAFARRSLPPGVENLEALLHDELETVFDYLPPSTRILIDDPEAGRTRALAYMGEVFGGHERAAAQDRLVCEPLSLYVSDDSAWKALLARNPVLLDPLGIPDPLVREQVVDVRGDDHRDLRREIEEQRGSGHALQPLSRRLATWREQKRRVRIVCPTPSAAERLVDILSDYGLALPIARGHAFAALPEPGEIDVGVAPLADGFELPDDALVVLTEQNVFGQRQQRRAVRITRQTNAIERLAQIQEGDFLVHAEHGIGRFGGLVRISVSGGEQEFLLLLYDKADKLYVPVSRLGQVQRYASAEDASPALDRLGGQGWTRTKTRVRRAVQDMAEALLAVVAARETLEGTAFPAPDAAYEEFEARFRWDDTPDQRKVTDDVLGDMRKRRPMDRLVCGDVGFGKTEVACRAAYLCAMSGRQVAFLVPTTVLCQQHLETIRERFAGTPVEIAGLSRLSSPKQLREVREGLASGKIDLVVGTHRLLSKDITFRNLGLLIVDEEHRFGVAHKERLKQLRKLVDVLTLSATPIPRTLQMAFSGMRDLSVIATPPPDRTAVRTQIARVSQELISEAVERELRRGGQVFFVHNRVETIGEIAGYLQRILPSARFGIAHGQMSAQKLERVMLAFMHREYDVLVCTAIIESGLDIPNANTILIHRADMFGLAQLYQLRGRVGRGDRRAYAYLLLPATGQISDDAQRRIEAIQDLSELGAGFRLATEDLEIRGAGNLLGGEQSGHIASVGYDLYMEMMDEAMARLRGEQTADAIDPEIRLPLPALLPESYVPEVSQRLALYKQLSSARDDEELAALRGDLLDRFGALPDAAQNLLEVIRLKIRCRSLGVLSVEVRNGELQLRIAERAAVDPSRLVRVIGRPGAQIRAYPDRRLGLRLREPGDALAESFGLLDLLQPGEGTPVERSASR